TTCGCTCGATCCCCTCACCCGCCGCGACGCGGCCGGCGACTTCGGCGGCGATGCCCACACGCCGCGCTACGCCATCACGATGGGCGTGCGCTCCATTCTCAATGCCCGCCGCCTCATCCTCATGGCGTGGGGCCAGCACAAGGCCGATATCGTCCGCACCGCCATCGAGGACGAGGTGAGTTCGCACGTCACCGCGTCGTTTCTCCAGGAGCACGCCCACGCGACCTTCGTGCTCGATGCCGCCGCCGCCGGCTCGCTCACGCGCTTCCGCACCCCATGGCAGATCGGCCCGCTGGAGGAGCAAGGCCTCGCGTGGGACGAACGCATGACGCGCCGCGCCATCCTCTGGCTCTCGCAACTGCGCCGAAAGCCCATCCTCAAACTCACTGACGACGACTACAACGAAGCCGGCCTCCAGGATCTGCTCCGCGCCCAAGGCTCCGCTTACGAAGCCAACCTTGCCGGATTCTACGAGATGCAGCACACGATCACCGGCTGGCCTGGCGGCCGCGATCCGCGCCGCGCCAAACCCGGCGACGCCCCCGTCCGCCCACTCCGCGCGAAATCCGCCAACGTCTTCCCGAAACGCGTGCTCGTGCTCTCGCCGCATCCCGACGACGACGTCATCTCAATGGGCGGCACGCTCTGCCGGCTCGTCGATCACGGTCACGAGGTGCACATCGCCTACGAGGTTTCCGGCGCCAACGCCGTCTCCGACGAGGCCGCATGGCGCGTCCTCGCCTTCATGCGCGACAGCGGACTGGTGGACGTCACCAACCGCGCGCGCCTCGAAGCCATCTGCGGCGAACTCACCGCCGGCACCGTCGCCCCGACCGCGGAACTTGCGCGCTGGAAAGGTCTCATCCGCCGCCACGAAGCCATCTCCGCCGCCCGCGTCTGCGGCGTGCCGGAAGCGCGCCTGCATTTCCTCGACCTGCCTTTCTACGGCGCCGCCCCGCGCACGCGCCGCTACAGTGCCGAGGACGTCGCCCGCCTCCGCCGCGTGCTCGACGAAGTGCAACCGCACCTGATCTACGCCGCCGGCGATCTCGACGACCCGCACGGCACGCACCGCCTCTGTCTGCACGTCCTCCGCGACGCCCTCGCGCAAGCCGCGCAGGAAAAAGCCGCGTGGCTCGACCAGAGCGAACTCTGGCTCTATCGCGGCGCGTGGGCCGAGTGGCCGCTCGACGAGATCGACCTCGCCGTGCCGCTCAGTCCGCAAGAAGTGCTCCGCCGCCGCCGCGCGATCTTCCGCCACGAGACGCAGAAGGACCAGGCGCTCTTCCTCGGCGAAGATCGCCGCGAATTCTGGCAACGCACCGAGGATCGCAGCCGCCGCCTCGCCCAGGCCTACAATGCCCTCGGCCTCGCCGAATACGAAGCCATCGAGGCGTTCCGCCGGCACGCGCCCGCGGACTTCATTGCGCAAGACGCGTTCTGACGCCGTCGCGCGCCGCGACGCGGCGCGTCAGCGCGGTCCGTGACTCGCGCTGGCGGACGCCGCCGCGAGCTTGCCGTCCGGCGCGGGCATGTTGCTGCAACCGGCGAGCAGCAGCGCGAGAGCGAAGAGCGTGAGGAGGCGTTTCATGGAGCCTTCCGCTTAAAATCTCCCCCGCCCCGCGTCAACCGGCGCGTGCGGCTCACGTATCCCACTCCTTCGCACCAATGTCACGCGCGGCTCATACCTTGATGAACCAGCCGCGTCGCCACATCGCCGCCGCGAACGCGAGGAAGACCAGCACGAAAGCCACGGCGAACGCCAGCGAGGCGTTCAGCGGGCTCAGCCACGATGCGAACAAGTTGTCGTAGATGGCACCCTTCAGCGTGACGCGCGCGCCGCCCGCGCCTGTCCACTGGATCAGCGTGATCAGCCGGCCGATCAGTCCCGCGAGCACGAACATCGCGAGCGCGTTCATGCCGTAAACCGTGAACGGCAGCGCCCAACGCCGCCACCCGCGCACATCGATCGTCCAGTGGAACACGCCGAACCACACCGCCGCCCAGCCGGCCATCGTCACCACGTAGGAACTCGTCCAGAGGTTCTTGTTGATCGGGAAGACCGTGCCCCACGCCGTGCCGAGCGCGAGCAACACCACGCCGCCCGCCACGAGACCGAGCGACGTCTTCGCCGGCGCGCGTGCGCCGCGCAGCCAGTAGCCCGCGAGCGTGCCGCACAGCACCGTCGCGATCGCGGGCAACGTCGAGAGAATGCCCTCCGGGTCGAAACCCGGCGCCGGCGCGCCGGACCACGTGTGTCCCGCGAGCACGTGCGAATCGATCCACCACGCGAGATTGCCCTTCGGTTGGTCGATCAGGCCCGCCCCGTAGCCCGGCACTGGCACGAGCGTGAGCAACGCCCAATAACCCAACAACAGCGCCGCCGCCCACGCGAGTTGTCCGCGCCAGCCGGTGCGGAGAAAAATCGCGCTCGCGACCAGATAGCAGACCGCAATGCGCTGCAACACGCCGGGAATGCGCAACGACAACGGCGCGAAATGGTGCGTCGGCAACAGCCCGAACGGAAACGCCGCCAGCAGCAGCCCGAGCCCGAAGATGATCGCGGCGCGTTGCAGCACGTGGCGGAACAACTGCGCGCGGTCCGCGCCGCTCTCGACGCGACGCGCCGTAGAGAGCGTGAGCGACACGCCGACGATCCAGAGGAAGCTCGGAAAAATCGTGTCGGTGAACGTCCAGCCGTGCCACTTCGCGTGCTCGAGCGGCGGGTAAATCGCGCTCCACGTGCCCGGATTGTTCACGAGCAGCATGCCCGCGATCGTCGCGCCGCGAAAGGCGTCGAGGGAAACGAGACGCTCAGAGGGTTTCATGGGAAACTGTGCGTGTCCGCACCGGGTAGGTGATCGCCGACGTCCCGGCGGCGACGAGTGCGCAAGCCTCGGCGGCGACGAGTGTGTGAATCCCGGCCGCAACTGGCGTCGTCGGGGACGCCGACGCCCACCTCGAAAAGCTTGTTTCGGCGCGACCGCTCATGGTTGTTTCTTCTGCGTCAGTGTCGCCGCGGCCTCCGGCCACCGCACCCACACGCCGAGGTGATTGCCGACGGGACGCCACTCGCCGTCGCTCGGCTTGTTGGTGATGAGCGAACCGTCGGCGCGCTTGAAAAAGAACGACGTCGATCCGCCGCCGTCCAACGCCACCGCATCGCGCGCGCCGAGTTCGATAATGAGGTCTGCCATCTCGGGCAGCGTGGCGCCGACGCTGTAGCCGGGTTGACGGCC
This window of the Candidatus Didemnitutus sp. genome carries:
- the nagB gene encoding glucosamine-6-phosphate deaminase, translating into MNSLPLLERCRFEHAPISVFAHSREASRAVAAEIAALIRTRAASGRPCVLGLATGSTPVSVYAELVRLHREEGLSFKGVTTFNLDEYFALPPTHPQSYRRFMQHHLFDHIDIDPARTHVPSGTIAKSEVDAHCAAYEAAIQAAGGIDIQILGIGRTGHIGFNEPGSPRHSLTRLVSLDPLTRRDAAGDFGGDAHTPRYAITMGVRSILNARRLILMAWGQHKADIVRTAIEDEVSSHVTASFLQEHAHATFVLDAAAAGSLTRFRTPWQIGPLEEQGLAWDERMTRRAILWLSQLRRKPILKLTDDDYNEAGLQDLLRAQGSAYEANLAGFYEMQHTITGWPGGRDPRRAKPGDAPVRPLRAKSANVFPKRVLVLSPHPDDDVISMGGTLCRLVDHGHEVHIAYEVSGANAVSDEAAWRVLAFMRDSGLVDVTNRARLEAICGELTAGTVAPTAELARWKGLIRRHEAISAARVCGVPEARLHFLDLPFYGAAPRTRRYSAEDVARLRRVLDEVQPHLIYAAGDLDDPHGTHRLCLHVLRDALAQAAQEKAAWLDQSELWLYRGAWAEWPLDEIDLAVPLSPQEVLRRRRAIFRHETQKDQALFLGEDRREFWQRTEDRSRRLAQAYNALGLAEYEAIEAFRRHAPADFIAQDAF